From the Pseudomonas sp. Teo4 genome, the window ACCGCAAGTTCGACTGGCTGCGCGCCCACGCCAGCGACGATGAACTGGCCGAACTGCAGGTGGCTGACTTCGGCACGCGTCGGCGCTTTTCGAGCCGCGTGCAGGAAGAAGTGGTACGCGTGTTGCGCGACGATTTCCCCGCCCGTTTCGTCGGCACCAGCAACGTCGACCTGGCATGGAAACTGGATGTCAAACCTCTCGGGACCATGGCCCATGAGTGGATCATGGCCCACCAGCAGTTGGGGCCACGGCTGATCGACAGCCAAAGCGCCGCCCTTGACTGCTGGGTCCGTGAGTACCGCGGCCTGCTCGGCATCGCCCTGACCGACTGCATCACCATGGATGCATTCCTGAGCGATTTCGACCTGTACTTCGCCAAGCTGTTCGATGGCCTGCGCCATGACTCGGGAGAACCGGTGGCGTGGGCAGAGAAAGCCATCGCCCATTACCAGAAGCTGGGTATCGACCCCATGACCAAGACCCTGGTGTTCTCTGATGGCCTGAACCTGACCCGTTCGCTGGAGATCTTCCGGGCCCTGCGCGGTCGCATCAACGTCAGCTTCGGCATAGGCACCAACCTGACCTGTGACATTCCCGGGGTGGCGCCGATGAACATCGTGCTTAAAATGACCGACTGCAACGGCTCGCCGGTGGCCAAGATTTCCGACGAGGCTGCCAAGACCCAGTGCCGCGACGAAAACTTCGTCGCCTACATGCGCCACGTATTCAAAGTCCCCAGCAAGGAGTAACCCATGCAAGCCGTCCAGCAAGAGATTGCCCAGGCGCTCAAGGTACAGCCGCCGTTCGCCGACGCCGCCGCACTCGATGCAGAGGTAGCCCGGCGCGTGGCCTTCATCAAGGATTGCCTGGCCAACGCCCGGCTCAAGACCCTGGTGCTGGGCATCAGCGGCGGCGTCGACTCGATGACTGCCGCCCTGCTCGCCCAGCGTGCCGTCAACGAACTGCGTGCCGAAACCGGCGATAAGGCCTACACCTTCATCGCCGTTCGCCTGCCCTACCAAGTGCAGCACGACGAACATGACGCCCAGGCCTGCCTGGACGTGATCAAGGCCGACGAAGTGCACACCGTGGATATCGCTCCGGCGGTACGTGCCCTGGCGAGTGAAGTAAAAGCGCTGGAAGGCGGCTCGCCAACCCTGGTGGACTTCGTGGTGGGTAACACCAAGGCCCGTATGCGCATGGTGGCCCAGTACACCAT encodes:
- the pncB gene encoding nicotinate phosphoribosyltransferase → MSESAFAERIVHNLLDTDFYKLTMMQGVLHNYPDADVEWEFRCRNGEDLRPYLGEIRNQIELLGDLTLDEGQLGFLERISFLKPDFLRFLGLFRFNLRYVHLGIENNQLCLRLRGPWLHVILFEVPLLAIISEVRNRHLHPRMRLSEARDQLHRKFDWLRAHASDDELAELQVADFGTRRRFSSRVQEEVVRVLRDDFPARFVGTSNVDLAWKLDVKPLGTMAHEWIMAHQQLGPRLIDSQSAALDCWVREYRGLLGIALTDCITMDAFLSDFDLYFAKLFDGLRHDSGEPVAWAEKAIAHYQKLGIDPMTKTLVFSDGLNLTRSLEIFRALRGRINVSFGIGTNLTCDIPGVAPMNIVLKMTDCNGSPVAKISDEAAKTQCRDENFVAYMRHVFKVPSKE
- the nadE gene encoding ammonia-dependent NAD(+) synthetase; protein product: MQAVQQEIAQALKVQPPFADAAALDAEVARRVAFIKDCLANARLKTLVLGISGGVDSMTAALLAQRAVNELRAETGDKAYTFIAVRLPYQVQHDEHDAQACLDVIKADEVHTVDIAPAVRALASEVKALEGGSPTLVDFVVGNTKARMRMVAQYTIAGARAGLVIGTDHAAEAVMGFFTKFGDGACDLAPLSGLVKNQVRAIARSFGAPESLVEKVPTADLEDLAPGKPDEASHGVTYQQIDAFLHGLPVDQEAFDIIVNTYRKTQHKRELPFAP